Part of the Janibacter endophyticus genome is shown below.
TGATAGCGCGGGGTGGCGGGGTCGGCTGAGGCTACCAGTGAAAGTGACCTGCTGGTAGCACTTGCAGGTCGTGTCACATCCCCCTCTTACTGACCAGTAGAGTGCCCGGATGCAGAGCAATAGGTCAGGCCCAGGACGCGACCGCGCACTGGACGGCCTGCGCGGCCTGGCCCTCATCTTGGTGGTCGTGTCCCACGGGTGGGCACTGTGGCCGACACCAGAGGTCTCTGAGACAACACCCTGGGGACAAGCCATGCGCAGCGGGAACCTCGCGGTCACCGTCTTCCTGGTGGTCGGCGGGTATCTCCTCGTCAGGGGCTTCCTGAGCTTCCCTGAGGACGCGTCGCTCTGGGACCTTGGCCGATCCACCCTGCGCCGAGTCATCCGCATCGCGGTTCCTGTGCTGGTGCTCGTGCTAGCTGTGATCGCGGTATCCGTCCTTGACGAGACCGACGAGTCCTCACCATCAACCACCCGGAAAAGCGCGTGGGCCGTTGTCACCTTCACCTGGAACTGGTACCTCCAGAACAACGCTCTAGAGGCCAGAAGTGACCTGGGGCACCTCTGGTTCGTGAGTATCTTCCTCCAGTCGACGGTCCTGTTGACCGGGCTCTACGTCGTGCTGCGCCGACGCATCTGGGCGTTTCTTCTCGTGGTCATCGCGCTCCTCGCCCTGGTTATCTGGTGGCGCGCACACCTGGCGGGCCAGGACACCGACACACTAAACATGCTCCTGCGCACGACCACCCGGACCGACGGCATGCTCTGGGGAGCGCTCCTGGCAGGTACCCAACGATGGTGGGGACAGGTGCGCAGGCCGGCCAATGCAGGCCTCCTCACGGGACTGCTGGTCCTCTTGGCCCTCATGCTGACGGTGGGCAACTCCGACGACTACTTCCGCTGGCAGGGTCAGCTCATGGTCTTGGCCACCG
Proteins encoded:
- a CDS encoding acyltransferase family protein, encoding MQSNRSGPGRDRALDGLRGLALILVVVSHGWALWPTPEVSETTPWGQAMRSGNLAVTVFLVVGGYLLVRGFLSFPEDASLWDLGRSTLRRVIRIAVPVLVLVLAVIAVSVLDETDESSPSTTRKSAWAVVTFTWNWYLQNNALEARSDLGHLWFVSIFLQSTVLLTGLYVVLRRRIWAFLLVVIALLALVIWWRAHLAGQDTDTLNMLLRTTTRTDGMLWGALLAGTQRWWGQVRRPANAGLLTGLLVLLALMLTVGNSDDYFRWQGQLMVLATALCVGALVNGASLSRTGRALSTSVLSWLGRNSLTIYVWHYPTFFFVARHTGDWNWPSRTAVGLALTAALSYVLVRNVEQPIGTWLRTWRWTRASSATAGSVPKRMDPL